The genomic interval ATTATTCTATAAACGAACCAGCATTCCATAAACCTGCATATTTTTATAGTATGTCTTTATTTGTGCATGAATTATTAATCAATTAAACAAGGAAAAAGCCTATGTATTGGACATTAGAGTTAGCCTCTTATTTAGAAGACGCCCCCTGGCCTGCTACCAAAGACGAATTGATTGACTATTCCATCCGTTCCGGTGCTCCATTAGAAGTAGTAGAGAATCTCCAAGAACTGGAAGATGATGGTCAACCCTATGAGAGTATTGAGGAAATCTGGCCAGATTATCCTACCAAAGATGATTTCTTTTTTAATGAGGATGAATACTAAGCTTAGCCTTGGCCTCTGTTGAAGTAAACAATATAGTTGCGGGTTATGGGGATAAGCTCCTGATCCGCAACTTGTCTTTTATAGGAGGTTCTCCTGTTTTTATAGCTATTATTGGCCATAATGGTTCTGGAAAAACTACTCTTTTTAAAGCATTAACTGCACAAATTGCCTTTACAGGTAGTATCCACATCTACAATCACACTATTAAGCCTGGCTCCGCTCCTGCTTCTAAGGGCTTGGTAGCCTTGTTAGCACAAAAAAATACCGTTAGTTTCTCAATTCCCGTAAAAGAGCTAGTAGTAATGGGACGCTTCCGCTTAAAGCGTTTCTTTGAAGCATATAATTCAACAGATTATAAAGAAGTCATCACTATATTAGACGAACTGGGAATGTCACATCTGGCTGAAAGAAATTTTTTGGAGTTATCCGGTGGCGAGCAGCAGATGATATGGTTAGCTCAACTGATGGTACAAGATGCCAGGGTATACTTACTGGATGAGCCCACTCAACAGTTAGATGTATATAATAAAAAACGAGTATTTGAACTGATGATGAGTTGGGTAAAAAATCATAATAAAACAGTGCTTTGTATCACCCATGATTTGCATTATTTAGAACAGATGGAGGGTTATTTGCTCAATTTGTCCGCTGTAAATCCAGTTCTGGAACCTATTAATCATTCTTCAGTGGAGAGAAATATTCAGTTGCTGGAAAACAAACAAAGTTTTTAAACAGTGCAGATTTATAGAAGTTTCAGTTTCTTCCCTTACCTATTGCTAAATCCTTTTAAAAAAAAAGCAACTGACATGCATGTCAGTTGCTTGAAAGAATAATTTATATTGAGGTAAAAATTTAACAGTTTACAGATTTAAGCCACTGAATTGCTTTATCTTCTGATCCAAACATCTGGGTTGTAAAAATGCTTTCCACTACTCCATCAAAACCTTCATCTGTCAGATAGGAAAAAAACTCTTCGGATACCAGAAAGGCATTATACTTTACACCAGTTTTTAATAATTTGGGAATATAATAGTCAGCAAGCCACTGGTTTACTCCATCAAAAAAACCATCCATTTTAGAGGTATCAGCCATAAGTTTGGTATAGCCTCCGGTTTTAATTAATTCGAATAAATGTCCATCGAAAATTTCTTTTACCTCTTCATCTGAAGCAACTCCAAGCCAACGGTGAATAGCAATTTTATTTGAAGCTTCTTTTGTATCGATAATATGAATGAGCTTACCATTCTTATTATAAGTTTCAACAAAGTTTCCCTTGTTATGAACGGATATACCTGTTTTTGTTGGATATGTTAAGCTGGTAAACGTATTCTCCATAGCTATACCTGGTATCTATTTTTAGTAGTGTGTACAACAAATATATATGGCACATCAATAGCTGTCAATAAACCTCCTCCCTATTGGCTACATGACTATGAATAATTCAAAAAAAGAAAGATGAATTATAACTGATTCACTAAAATTATTACACAAGTTTGCCTTGTTGCTTTGCAGAAAGCAGTAGGTTATTCAGCTAATTATCGTGTTTGTAAATATCACCGGAGATTATAATTAAGGCAACTTTCATAAGAAAGTTAAAAATCGAACTTATTTATAGGGAGTTTGAATCAGATAGATAAGGTAAAAGTTCTGATAAATTCTTACGGTATATAATTTTCCTCATTTATGAGGTATACATTACCTGTTATTTCATTTTTGCACGTTTGATTAAATAGGCATATAGAATTTGGTGAAATCCCTGCTGAATATCTGCCTCAATGAAATCAATTTTGTATTGTCCGCATTTAAGTTTGAGCTGATGATTATATTCCTGAATATACTGACGGTAATGTTGCTTAATCTGAGAAGCCTGAACTTTTACTTTTTCTCCGCTTTCCATGTCAATAAATTCATAAGGCCTGTCTTCAAAGTCAAAATCGGTTTCAGTTTTTTTATCAACTACATGGAA from Rhodocytophaga rosea carries:
- a CDS encoding DUF2795 domain-containing protein, with the protein product MYWTLELASYLEDAPWPATKDELIDYSIRSGAPLEVVENLQELEDDGQPYESIEEIWPDYPTKDDFFFNEDEY
- a CDS encoding ABC transporter ATP-binding protein, with the protein product MASVEVNNIVAGYGDKLLIRNLSFIGGSPVFIAIIGHNGSGKTTLFKALTAQIAFTGSIHIYNHTIKPGSAPASKGLVALLAQKNTVSFSIPVKELVVMGRFRLKRFFEAYNSTDYKEVITILDELGMSHLAERNFLELSGGEQQMIWLAQLMVQDARVYLLDEPTQQLDVYNKKRVFELMMSWVKNHNKTVLCITHDLHYLEQMEGYLLNLSAVNPVLEPINHSSVERNIQLLENKQSF